The proteins below are encoded in one region of Balaenoptera ricei isolate mBalRic1 chromosome 6, mBalRic1.hap2, whole genome shotgun sequence:
- the SUSD3 gene encoding sushi domain-containing protein 3 isoform X3: MREEATTLSRRARPGGRMGDATPAPGNCTGMCVQVQPPLQGTFQVLRGDGTSVGTVIVFHCPSGHQMVGSGLLTCVWKGNIAEWSSETPMCKTVPPYETFGFKVAVISSIVSCAIIMLMSMAFLTCCLMKCVKRSEQRRSNRDLGEGTRELASMARGIDKDPWTPSGPTSSSRAQVMVHTANPGQMLPASRPTVGMLRQPAAYVPG; the protein is encoded by the exons ATGCGCGAGGAGGCCACGACCCTCAGCCGCAGGGCGAGGCCCGGGGGCCGCATGGGGGACGCCACGCCCGCCCCGGGGAACTGCACAG GCATGTGTGTGCAAGTGCAGCCACCGCTGCAGGGCACCTTCCAAGTACTTCGTGGGGACGGCACTTCTGTGGGGACTGTCATCGTGTTCCATTGCCCCTCGGGCCACCAGATGGTGGGGTCTGGCCTCCTCACCTGTGTCTGGAAGGGGAACATTGCTGAGTGGTCTTCAGAGACCCCCATGTGCAAGA CTGTGCCTCCCTATGAAACCTTTGGCTTCAAGGTGGCCGTGATCTCCTCCATCGTCAGCTGTGCCATCATCATGCTCATGTCCATGGCCTTCCTCACCTGCTGCCTCATGAAGTGTGTGAAGAGGAGTGAGCAGCGGCGATCCAACAG AGACCTTGGCGAGGGGACCAGAGAGCTGGCCAGCATGGCCCGAGGCATTGACAAGGACCCCTGGACCCCCAGTGGCCCCACCAGCTCATCCCGTGCCCAGGTGATGGTGCATACAGCGAACCCAGGGCAGATGCTGCCTGCCTCCAGGCCAACTGTGGGAATGCTCAGACAGCCTGCAGCCTATGTCCCGGGGTGA
- the SUSD3 gene encoding sushi domain-containing protein 3 isoform X1 gives MREEATTLSRRARPGGRMGDATPAPGNCTGMCVQVQPPLQGTFQVLRGDGTSVGTVIVFHCPSGHQMVGSGLLTCVWKGNIAEWSSETPMCKTVPPYETFGFKVAVISSIVSCAIIMLMSMAFLTCCLMKCVKRSEQRRSNRAAQLWFQLRGEDLETVQAASLGLKGLNNKRNISGEARIQPIQAHDNHSFTTDLGEGTRELASMARGIDKDPWTPSGPTSSSRAQVMVHTANPGQMLPASRPTVGMLRQPAAYVPG, from the exons ATGCGCGAGGAGGCCACGACCCTCAGCCGCAGGGCGAGGCCCGGGGGCCGCATGGGGGACGCCACGCCCGCCCCGGGGAACTGCACAG GCATGTGTGTGCAAGTGCAGCCACCGCTGCAGGGCACCTTCCAAGTACTTCGTGGGGACGGCACTTCTGTGGGGACTGTCATCGTGTTCCATTGCCCCTCGGGCCACCAGATGGTGGGGTCTGGCCTCCTCACCTGTGTCTGGAAGGGGAACATTGCTGAGTGGTCTTCAGAGACCCCCATGTGCAAGA CTGTGCCTCCCTATGAAACCTTTGGCTTCAAGGTGGCCGTGATCTCCTCCATCGTCAGCTGTGCCATCATCATGCTCATGTCCATGGCCTTCCTCACCTGCTGCCTCATGAAGTGTGTGAAGAGGAGTGAGCAGCGGCGATCCAACAG ggCAGCCCAGCTGTGGTTCCAGCTGAGAGGCGAGGACTTAGAGACAGTACAGGCCGCCTCCCTCGGCCTCAAGGGCCTCAACAACAAACGCAACATCAGTGGCGAGGCCAGGATCCAGCCCATCCAGGCTCATGACAACCACAGCTTCACCAC AGACCTTGGCGAGGGGACCAGAGAGCTGGCCAGCATGGCCCGAGGCATTGACAAGGACCCCTGGACCCCCAGTGGCCCCACCAGCTCATCCCGTGCCCAGGTGATGGTGCATACAGCGAACCCAGGGCAGATGCTGCCTGCCTCCAGGCCAACTGTGGGAATGCTCAGACAGCCTGCAGCCTATGTCCCGGGGTGA
- the SUSD3 gene encoding sushi domain-containing protein 3 isoform X2 codes for MCVQVQPPLQGTFQVLRGDGTSVGTVIVFHCPSGHQMVGSGLLTCVWKGNIAEWSSETPMCKTVPPYETFGFKVAVISSIVSCAIIMLMSMAFLTCCLMKCVKRSEQRRSNRAAQLWFQLRGEDLETVQAASLGLKGLNNKRNISGEARIQPIQAHDNHSFTTDLGEGTRELASMARGIDKDPWTPSGPTSSSRAQVMVHTANPGQMLPASRPTVGMLRQPAAYVPG; via the exons ATGTGTGTGCAAGTGCAGCCACCGCTGCAGGGCACCTTCCAAGTACTTCGTGGGGACGGCACTTCTGTGGGGACTGTCATCGTGTTCCATTGCCCCTCGGGCCACCAGATGGTGGGGTCTGGCCTCCTCACCTGTGTCTGGAAGGGGAACATTGCTGAGTGGTCTTCAGAGACCCCCATGTGCAAGA CTGTGCCTCCCTATGAAACCTTTGGCTTCAAGGTGGCCGTGATCTCCTCCATCGTCAGCTGTGCCATCATCATGCTCATGTCCATGGCCTTCCTCACCTGCTGCCTCATGAAGTGTGTGAAGAGGAGTGAGCAGCGGCGATCCAACAG ggCAGCCCAGCTGTGGTTCCAGCTGAGAGGCGAGGACTTAGAGACAGTACAGGCCGCCTCCCTCGGCCTCAAGGGCCTCAACAACAAACGCAACATCAGTGGCGAGGCCAGGATCCAGCCCATCCAGGCTCATGACAACCACAGCTTCACCAC AGACCTTGGCGAGGGGACCAGAGAGCTGGCCAGCATGGCCCGAGGCATTGACAAGGACCCCTGGACCCCCAGTGGCCCCACCAGCTCATCCCGTGCCCAGGTGATGGTGCATACAGCGAACCCAGGGCAGATGCTGCCTGCCTCCAGGCCAACTGTGGGAATGCTCAGACAGCCTGCAGCCTATGTCCCGGGGTGA